A part of Corynebacterium lactis RW2-5 genomic DNA contains:
- a CDS encoding lysylphosphatidylglycerol synthase transmembrane domain-containing protein: MTRLKNALLKLAGAGWLRWTITAAIFVVAAVLTARNWTVVTKGVRILARVDAWWLAVSIVSVAASLYAMAEVMRLLLRSGGVAAATRRKTNALVLASNAWSVTVPGGAAFSTALQIKRMMEWGATAVLVSWFVLFSGALSFLGLAFLGVGSLFFIGQGGAPAVLIAIAIVVLLATILLWRLSQDPAILNSIGGWGLRLFNRIRKKPANTDLVRLRGVVNQLTSVKLSPQVLGISFFWSFMNWVTEIVCLYASIRAIGVDDISATKVLLAFVTGKLAGFIQATPGGVGTVEAVLTAALIAGGTSGAEAFAAVLVYRIVSFVLVAIVGWIVYLLRFDHKKESEEISSSDARGSSDAPPAQK, from the coding sequence TAAAGCTCGCCGGCGCCGGCTGGCTGCGGTGGACCATCACCGCGGCCATCTTCGTCGTCGCCGCGGTGCTGACCGCGCGCAACTGGACAGTCGTGACGAAGGGCGTGCGCATCCTCGCGCGAGTCGACGCGTGGTGGCTGGCCGTCTCAATCGTCTCCGTCGCCGCTTCTCTCTACGCGATGGCCGAGGTGATGCGACTGCTCCTGCGCTCCGGCGGGGTCGCCGCAGCTACACGACGAAAGACCAACGCCCTGGTGCTGGCCTCCAACGCTTGGTCCGTGACCGTCCCGGGCGGCGCGGCGTTCAGCACCGCTCTACAAATCAAGCGGATGATGGAGTGGGGAGCCACGGCCGTGCTGGTCAGTTGGTTCGTGCTCTTCTCCGGGGCGCTGTCCTTCCTCGGCCTCGCTTTCCTGGGCGTCGGCAGCCTCTTCTTCATCGGCCAAGGCGGCGCGCCGGCAGTGCTGATTGCAATCGCCATCGTGGTGCTACTGGCAACCATCCTGCTGTGGAGGCTCTCTCAGGACCCGGCAATCCTAAACTCCATCGGCGGCTGGGGACTGCGACTATTCAACCGAATCAGGAAGAAGCCTGCGAACACCGACCTGGTCCGACTGCGCGGCGTAGTCAACCAGCTGACCTCGGTCAAACTCTCCCCGCAGGTACTGGGCATCTCATTCTTCTGGTCGTTCATGAATTGGGTGACCGAAATCGTCTGCCTCTACGCCTCCATCCGGGCCATCGGCGTCGACGACATCTCCGCGACCAAGGTCCTGCTGGCTTTCGTCACCGGCAAGCTCGCCGGGTTTATCCAGGCGACCCCAGGTGGCGTCGGCACAGTCGAGGCCGTACTCACCGCGGCGCTCATTGCCGGCGGTACCTCCGGCGCAGAGGCATTCGCTGCGGTGCTGGTCTACCGCATCGTCTCCTTTGTCCTCGTCGCCATTGTGGGATGGATCGTCTACCTCCTGCGCTTCGACCACAAGAAAGAAAGCGAAGAAATC